The window GAGGTGCCCCAGTTCCTCCTCCTGCAGCACGGCGCGTACGTCCCGAAAGGAAATAATTCCGGCAAGTTCGTCTTGATCGTCAATCACCTGCAGGTAAGAAGCATTGGTTCTTTTGAATGTTTCAATGATATCGACAAGATACATGCTTTCAGGAACGGCGTGCGGATGGGTCAGTATAACGTCCTGAACCCTGAGTTGCCTGAGGATGCTGCGTTCACGGCCCATGTGCAGCTCAACGCCTCTCCTCAGGAGCTTGATGTTGTAGATATTCCCTTTTTTCAGTGCGCCGGCCAAAAGGGCGGCGGTGATGCAGGAGATCATGAGGGGGAGAATGATCTGATACTGGGAGGTGAGTTCGAATAAAATAAGGATGGCCGTGATCGGAGCATGCGTGGTTGCAGCGACAACGGCTCCCATGGCTACCAGCGCATATGCGCCGCCGGTCGCCGTGAGATCGGGGAATAAGGAATGCACTACCTGGCCGAACCACCCGCCGGCCATGGCTCCTATCATAAGCGACGGCGCAAAAACACCTCCGGACATGCCGCTCCCGATGGTGATGGATGTAGCCGCAATCTTTACAAAAATGAGTGTAAACAGAATCGTTGCAGCAAGCTTGTTGGTCAGGGAAAGGTCAATGGCTCCATATCCCACGCCGAAGACCTGAGGGAACACGATCAGCATGCACCCCACAATCGCTCCCCCGAGAATAGGTTTCAGGTATTCCGGGATGGGAACCTCATCAAAGAGGTCCTCGCTTTTATACAGGATTGTAACGAACAAAATAGCTACGAGAGCGGCCACGATTCCCAGTGCGAAATAGAGGGGGTATTCATAGTAACTGACCACTTCATAGTGCGGTACGGCAAATGCGGGAAAATTGCCGAAATGGTACCTGGAAATGATCGTTGCCGTTACGGAAGACAGGACGATTGGACTGAACGTTGAAACCCCAAAATCCCCCAGAAGAATCTCGAGGGCGAACAGTACTCCCCCGAGGGGAGCGTTGAACGTGGCGGCTATTCCGGCCGCCGCGCCGCATCCTACAAAGGTGCGCTGGCGGTCCCGCGACACTCGGAGGATCTGACCGACGCTCGATCCCACCGATGAACCGATCATGGCAATGGGACCTTCCCTGCCTACGGATCCGCCGCCTCCGATGGAAATGGCGGAGGCCAGGATTTCAGCAAAAGCCACCCGTCTGCGTATCACGCCGCCTTTCAGCGCCACGGCTTCCATTACTTCGGGCACCCCGTGGCCTTTGGCCTCGCGCGCCCAGAAATGAACGAGAGGGCCGACGATGGCTCCGGCAAGAGCCGGCATTGCAATCTTGATATAGAAAGGGACTTCGGCTGCAAACTGGAGAAAATCGGAGCCGTTCTGATAAAATAGAAATTGAACCCCGCGGATCAGGTGCCTGAACAATACGGCGCCATATCCACCCAAGATACCGATAATGATGGCTAAAAGGGAGGTTATGATATGTTCGTTTATGTGGCGATAGCTGCTAATCCGCCCCCAAATTCTGCCTGAAAAAGCCGCCACTCCGCTCGTCCTTAAGTTTTGTTCGCTGTATACTGGTGTGCAGGCGTCGCTTGAAAGCCGGGTCAGGGTATGAAGCCCCAACGGTTTGGGCACAACCTAGCCATTTTTTTCGGGGATCGTCAAACGTTAATTCCAGAGAACTTGAAACCGGATAGGTCCCGTTGATGAAACCGGACACCATGAGGTCGAACGGCTCACCTCCTGTCCGGATAAGGCCCCACAAAGAGATCGCTTCTCGAGTGGAATTGCAGGTAGTTTCATTTTGCGCGGCGTAAAGAAGACCCGTTGGAGGGAGGAGTTGAACCATGGAGCCATTTCCGAAACATCCGAAGATCTATGAGATCAACACCCGTAGCTGGATCAACGCATTGTCAAATAGTCTCGGCGGAAGAACGACACTATCATCGGTTCCTCAAGAGTATTGGAAAAACCTGAAAGCGTTGGGCATGGACCTGGTCTGGCTCATGGGCGTGTGGCTTCCAAGCCCGGGAAGTGTTGCGATCGCACGAGCCCTTCCGGAGCTGAAACTGAGCTACTCGGAAGCGCTGCCCGATTGGACGCCCGACGACGTAGTGGGCTCACCCTACGCCGTGGCGGGTTATTCACTTAATCCTTTGCTGGGAACGGACGAGGATTTAATCCGTCTGCGGAAGAAGTTGGAACGCGAGGGCCTGGGATTGATCCTGGATTTTGTCCCCAATCATACGGCCCTCGATCATCCTTGGGTGGCCGGCCATCCGGAGCGATACGTTTGGTGGGAGCGCCATTTGTCCGGAAGCGAGAAATACGCTGTCCGCAGAGTTATTGCGCCTCGCCCGTTATTGCGATGGACTCCGCTGCGACATGGCGATGCTCCCTCTGAACGAGGTCTTTTCACGGACATGGGGCGCCTGGATGAAACAGGCGAGGAAACCCGCACCTGAAGCGGAATTCTGGAAAGAAGTGTTGAGCCCTTTGAAGGATAGGTATCCGGGGTTCATTCTCATAGCTGAGGCGTATTGGGGTATGGAATCGGATCTGCTGGATCTGGGCTTCGATTATGCTTACGACAAAGCGGGCTACGATCACCTTCGCAGGTCGGATATGATGGCCTTCAAACAGGACCTTTCAAACGAGGGCGTACGATGCGCCCGCATGGTTCGTTTCCTGGAAAACCATGACGAAGAACGTATGGCTACGGCGTTTCCTTTGGAGGGGAGGAGAAGCGCCGCCGTGATCCACGCGACTTCGCCGGGGATGAAGCTGTTTCATCACGGCCAACTGGAAGGTCTGCGGAAGAAGGCGCCGGTCCAGTTGGGGCGACAACCCGATGAACCCGTGGACGGGCCCTTCCGCACCTTTTATCAGGGGCTGCTGAAACTAACCGGAGAATCTGTGTTCCGTCAAGGGGAGTGGAGGGCCCTCCCGGTGAGTGCGGCCTTCGAAGGGGACGAAGGTTATCGTCCCATCGTGGCGTTTGCCTATAGTTGGAAGAGCGCCAGAGCGGTGATCGCGGTGAATCAGGGCTCCGTGGATGCCTCCGGTTATCTTCTGTTTCCTGAGGGATACTGGCGGGATCGGTCGGAAATACGCCTGCTGGATCGTCTGAGCGAGCCGGAGGCTCTGTACGTGCGTGAGAGAGGAGAACTGGAAACCCGAGGGCTCTATGTGAAGCTCGGACCCTACGGTTTTCACTTTCTTGCGGCCTCGCCCTGAGCGTATTCGCCCGGCATTGACATCCTTACGGATTCGGAAGGGAAGATACATAGCCGACGCCGGCCGGAGGCAAGGACTTCGTTCATCCCCCGGCGTCAGCGTCCGTTGTAGATCTGATACAGATGTTCCTGGACCACCTGAAGAGGAGCCATTCTCAGGAACAAGTTGAGTCCCAGGACCAGGACAAAGAAGTCGTCGATCTGGGAAATCAGCGGTCTGAAAAAATCCGGCAACAGATCCGTGGGAACGATCACGTAGAGTATCGCGAAAGCAGGAATGAGTTTGATCAGAAAGGGCACCCGCCGATCCTTGATCAAGCGGTAGGTCAGTTTCAAATAGACCGGAGACAATACTCTGAGCAATAAAAGAGGGTTGAATTTGAGGCTCACCAGTGGGTCTTCCTCCGGGGAAGGTCTTTGCGTAACGATACGCCGGTCCGCCAAGGCTCGCGTGAGGCGGATCCAGCCTTTTCCGGCTGTTTCGATACGGATCTCATGATGTCACGGCCGCAGGCAAAATGCAATGTTGAAAAGCCGGTGACCGTATTGTGGGAGAAATCCCGGAAGGGTGCGGTCAGCTTCGGAAAGTGTGTGGGGAAGTCCTCTTCATAAATGCGTCCGGACTGTTACACGAGGGCTCGTACAAATTCCGGTTCGAGCAGGGAATTGAAGTTCCGGACAAACCGGAGCCCATGGATTGAACCGGCTTCCTCGGGTGATTCTGAACTTCTGAGATTCACTCAGTTTCATCAAGTGAAGGGTCCGCTTTCAGGAAATGGAGGCCGGACCGGCAAGAACATCAAAATCTCCGGTAGCATAAATAACCTTTCAATGTCCCCCGGCTTTGTCTATTGTTCGGTTGGAGGTCGTAAACCGAAACGGACTTTCCCTGATGCGGAGCCAAGTCTGTTTGGACCCCTCTTTCCGAACCGAATCGGCTTCCACACCTGGCAGGATGCAAGGCCTCGTGAAACCGTCTTCAATTTCGGGATGTCGGAATTGAGCGCCGTCTCAGCCCTATTGAATAGTTCCTATGTATGACGAGAGGTAGCCCGATGAAACGTCTTATCGGAATTTGTTCCATTTTCATGACGTTCGCATGGTTTCTGGTGTTTCCATCCTGGATGTATGCGGCATCTTCCGAAGCGGAAGGACCGTTTTGCAGCGATCCCGTAGCGCCCGGCATAAGTCGCTCCGTCCGAATGCTGCCCAAAAAGGATCCGTGGCAACCCGGAACCCCTGTCCGTGAAATACTCACGCGGCGTGGAACGGATGAAATCACGCCGGCCCCGGGTGAAGCTGAATCCGTATCCGTTCGAGGCATGAAGCCGCCCGAAGGCCTGGATTCCACTTTGGCGCAGTCCATACGGGCGAGCGTGATTCTCAACTTCGAGGGCAATTCCTTCACAGGATATGTACCTCCGGACCCCGTGGGCGAAGTGGGGCCCAACCACTATGTCCAGATGGTCAATACGGCCTTCTCCATTTTTGACAAAGGGGGAAACCTGCTGGCCGGTCCCACCGAGATCAAAGAGCTGTGGACGGGGCAGGGGAATGACTGCGAGCTCTACGGGGACGGGGATCCCATTGTTTTGTATGATCCTCTGGCGGATCGCTGGTTGTTGGCCGAACTGTCTCTCGGCGCAGTTCCGTTCGCTCCACCCTGGCATATGAGCGTGGCTGTATCCCGGACGCCGGATCCAACGGGTGAGTACTTCCTGTACTGCTTCGAGATTACGGATGCGTTTCCGGATTACCCCAAGTTCGGCGTCTGGCGGGACGCCTACTATATGAGCACCAACGACGGCATCCCGCAAGTCGGAGCGTACGCGTTCGACCGGGCCGGAATGCTTGCCGGACAGCCCGCTACATTTCAGAAGTTCGTGGTGGACCGCAATTTTATGCTGCCCGGCGATCTGGATGGTCCGACTCCTCCTCCCGTGGGTTCCCCGAACTACTTCTACACGTTTATGGACGATTCGTTTTGGCCGTCCATGGGATTCCCGGGAGTGGATCGGCTGGAGGTTTGGGAATACCGCGTGGACTTCGACAACCCCGGCAATTCGGCGTTCGTTCAAACGGCCTCCTTGCCTACGGAACCGTTCGACTACACGGTTTGCGGCTTTTTCGACCTCTCCTGCGTTCCCCAGCCGGGCGGCGGAGAGTCCGTCGACGCTGTGTCGGAATGGCCCATGTGGCGTTGCCAGTATCGGAATTTCGGATCCTATGAAGTGCTGGTCGGCAACTTCACAGTGGATGTGGATGGTACGAACCACGCGGGCATCAAATGGTTCGAACTCCGCAAGGCCGGTGGAGGAACCTGGCGCATCCACCAGGAGGGTCTCCATGCGCCCGATGCCGATCATCGTTGGATGGGAAGTATTGCCATGGACGGCTCGGGTGCTATAGCATTGGGATACAGCGTTACGGGGGAGACGGTTTTTCCTTCCATTCGATTCGCTTATCGAGTGGCGGGCGACCCTCCCGGAACGCTTAGAGAAGAGGTGGAACTGATCACCGGCGGCGGAGCGCAGCTGTCCGGGTTCAGTCGGTGGGGCGATTACAGCTCGATGAACGTCGATCCGTCCGACGACGGTACGTTCTGGTATACGAATGAGTACTACGCCGAGTCCTCCTCCAACAATTGGCAAACGCGCATAGGGGCTTTCCGCGTTCAGACGTTCAGGGAATCCGCTGCGCTGA is drawn from Deltaproteobacteria bacterium and contains these coding sequences:
- a CDS encoding chloride channel protein; this encodes MAAFSGRIWGRISSYRHINEHIITSLLAIIIGILGGYGAVLFRHLIRGVQFLFYQNGSDFLQFAAEVPFYIKIAMPALAGAIVGPLVHFWAREAKGHGVPEVMEAVALKGGVIRRRVAFAEILASAISIGGGGSVGREGPIAMIGSSVGSSVGQILRVSRDRQRTFVGCGAAAGIAATFNAPLGGVLFALEILLGDFGVSTFSPIVLSSVTATIISRYHFGNFPAFAVPHYEVVSYYEYPLYFALGIVAALVAILFVTILYKSEDLFDEVPIPEYLKPILGGAIVGCMLIVFPQVFGVGYGAIDLSLTNKLAATILFTLIFVKIAATSITIGSGMSGGVFAPSLMIGAMAGGWFGQVVHSLFPDLTATGGAYALVAMGAVVAATTHAPITAILILFELTSQYQIILPLMISCITAALLAGALKKGNIYNIKLLRRGVELHMGRERSILRQLRVQDVILTHPHAVPESMYLVDIIETFKRTNASYLQVIDDQDELAGIISFRDVRAVLQEEELGHLIIARDVATRNVITVTPNDTLEDVLKKMGIKGISQLPVVKVEDPKKVIGVLEENAIIATYNREVMARELSRPAGG
- a CDS encoding DUF1232 domain-containing protein, encoding MSLKFNPLLLLRVLSPVYLKLTYRLIKDRRVPFLIKLIPAFAILYVIVPTDLLPDFFRPLISQIDDFFVLVLGLNLFLRMAPLQVVQEHLYQIYNGR